CCGTGACATTCACCTCGAAGCTAACGCGGAGATCCTCTCCGGGCACGCTGAGCCAATCGCTGCGATAAGGGGTCATGAGTGCGGCGTTGTTGTAAACGATATCGATGTTCGGTCCCTTCAACAACTCCGCCACCATCTCGCCGACTTGGCCGGCATCTCCGAGATCCGCCGCGATTTGACGCGTTTGAACCCCTGCGGCTTCTAACTCCTTTGCAAGTGCAACCGTGTGCGAAGTATCTCTACTATGAAGAATGATGTTGCAGCCATGGCTGGCCAGCCCCAGGCTCACTTGTCGACCGATGCCTCGGCTTGCTCCGGTCACTAATGCCCATTTTCCGTTGATGTTTGATTTGTTCATGATTATTCTATGTGCTTGAAAATGATTGTCAATTGGTCTTTTTGCGATTGGCTAACGCCTCTTTCACGTACTTGCCCCAATATGAAGTGGGCTTGTAGCTCCAATCCGTGATAATGCAAGGGTTGGCGCTCGGATGGAAACTCCACGCGGTCCAGTTCAGCTTGTGCTTCTCGATGTAGGCCATCACCGCTGGCGCCCAATCTTCGGTGTAAACGTTTTCGTGCGGCGGATCGCCTTCCTTCCACGGCTTAGTTCCAACCTCTCCCACGATCACAGGGTACTTGGCAAAGACTGGGGTGACATTCGCATCCCAATCCTTCTTCCATGGGTAGATGTGCGTGGCGTAGACAATGCCGTTCCCGGATGGATCGTTGAGACCATAGCCGCTAAGAACACCTCGGAGGTCGTACGCCCAGTCCAACCCTCCCGCGACGACGACATTCTTTGCGCCGGTGGACCTGACGGTGTTAAGTAGTGTCTGCATTCCAGGCGAACGGTAAGTAACTCCCTTGCTCGAGTCCTCCACTTGGCCGCCGTTCTTCCAGATCTCCCAAGACACGCTGTGTGGTTCGTTGTATAGGTCAAATAGCACCGCTGGGTTGTTAGCGTAGCGCTTGGCGAAGTCCTTCCAAAACACGACGGTATTTGCGTCCGGCATCTTGTGCTGGCCAACGTTTTGACCCCACTGTCCAGCGTCCGACCAGTGCAGGTCGAGCAACACGTAGCAGTTCTTTTCGGCGATCTTTTTGACAATGTCGTCAACAATCTTTCTGTACGATTCGCCGCGATCGGCTTTTTGCTGTCCCTTCTCGTATCCGAACCAGAGGTCTTGAGTCAGAGGAATTCGGATGATGTTTGCATTCCAACCGTCAATGGCGACGTCGATCGACTCCATGACGTGTTCGCCAACCGGACTCCAGTCCAAACTTGGAACGTTCACTCCCTGAAGTCGCACAAGGTTTCCTTTCGCGTCTCTAAGCTGCTTACCTACAACCCGCAGCCCCGCCTGAGCGGAACCTCGATTCTCGAATGCGATGTCGTCGATCAAAAAGCTACCGCTGACTTTGCCGCTTGGGTTGATGCCGAGGTCGAGTTGGCTCACAATTCTCGGATCGAAGCCGTCTGGTTGAACTAGATCAGTAAGTGGGATCGCAACTTCGTGCCAGTTGCCATCCCGGAAATCTGGACAATACTTCGCGATGCGAGTCTTCGATGTGTGATGTTCAGGAGTATCAAGCACGTCTCCATTACAAAGGAGTTGGGCGTCGAGATCACCTGTGCTGCCCTGAGCCTTGATCCAGAATGTCAGGTGCGTCATCGAGCGGATGTCAGTGCCGATGTTCGTGCCTTTTTTCCAATCGAACCAGTGGAGACCGCAGCCAATCCAAACGTTGTCATCGTCAAATTTGAACTCAAGAGCCGTGTCGCCGCTATGCGCTTCACCTATCTTAGGTGCGTAACTTGAAGTTGGCGGATTCGCCCATCCGCCGGAAGTTCTTGCTGTTTCGCCGTCCCATACAACCACCCTTGTCGGTTGCGCGGGCATTTTTGAAACGTTTTCAGTTGGCTTTGCTGCGGCGACGGGAGCCTGCGGACCAGCAACCAGAGACACGTTCGAGAACCAATAGGCTGCCCCAGGCTGAGTCGCAAGGTTTGTGAAAGTAATCCGGGCGTTCGTGTCGTCCCAAGGGCCGCTGAACGAAAAGGTTCGCTTCTCCCACTTGTTCGTCAGACTGACTTCTGAAGCGGCGCCGTGGTGCTCCCAAGGCTCATGGTTCTGCATGCAATTGACGGTGATGACGGTGGGACGCTCCGCTTTAGCCCAATAGGATAGGGTGTATTTGCGCCCTTTCTCAATTTTCAACCCGCCCTGATGAAGCTGAACTTGCCATGATTGCTCACCCTTGTTTTGAATACTGACTTTGAGAGCGGCAACCCCGCCGGGACCATTTTTTGTCACTGTCATCGACCCTTTGGCGCCACCTGCCTGCTCCAGAACCCACGGCTTCATTCCTCTCGCATAGTTGCCATTTGTTAATAGTTCGGTCAACTTCTGCGAAACCGGCCTCGCTGAGAAGCCGGGCCGCTTCTGCAAAGCGGTGCAGATAGCCGTGGCTGCCATGCCGAAAATGACAATCGAAGAGATGTACGAAAAGGAGTTGATTTTCTTCACAAGATTGATCTCCCAGGGCTAATTTGATCCTTGGGCGGAGCGCTTGACGAGCGGACGATGAGTTTGGGAGTTACGATGATTGACTGAGGCGCCGGATCAGGGTGTGTTCCCTGAATCCGCGCTACGAGAAGGCCGACGAAGGCGGAGGTGAGCGGCGAAATGTGCGTGCCAACCGTCGTCAATTGAGGCGAGAGGTAGGTAGCAAGATCGAGGTTGTCGAAACCAACCACGGTCATGTCGTTTGGAATCGATACG
The DNA window shown above is from Armatimonadota bacterium and carries:
- a CDS encoding SDR family oxidoreductase, whose translation is MNKSNINGKWALVTGASRGIGRQVSLGLASHGCNIILHSRDTSHTVALAKELEAAGVQTRQIAADLGDAGQVGEMVAELLKGPNIDIVYNNAALMTPYRSDWLSVPGEDLRVSFEVNVTALIRICHAFIPGMVERGWGRLINVTSGIADQPELIAYAVSKAAVDKFVLDSVGKLEGTGVLMNLLDPGWLRTDLGGPNAPNSVESVLPGALVPALIDDGTSGKLFRAQDYAGTEL
- a CDS encoding cellulase family glycosylhydrolase; amino-acid sequence: MKKINSFSYISSIVIFGMAATAICTALQKRPGFSARPVSQKLTELLTNGNYARGMKPWVLEQAGGAKGSMTVTKNGPGGVAALKVSIQNKGEQSWQVQLHQGGLKIEKGRKYTLSYWAKAERPTVITVNCMQNHEPWEHHGAASEVSLTNKWEKRTFSFSGPWDDTNARITFTNLATQPGAAYWFSNVSLVAGPQAPVAAAKPTENVSKMPAQPTRVVVWDGETARTSGGWANPPTSSYAPKIGEAHSGDTALEFKFDDDNVWIGCGLHWFDWKKGTNIGTDIRSMTHLTFWIKAQGSTGDLDAQLLCNGDVLDTPEHHTSKTRIAKYCPDFRDGNWHEVAIPLTDLVQPDGFDPRIVSQLDLGINPSGKVSGSFLIDDIAFENRGSAQAGLRVVGKQLRDAKGNLVRLQGVNVPSLDWSPVGEHVMESIDVAIDGWNANIIRIPLTQDLWFGYEKGQQKADRGESYRKIVDDIVKKIAEKNCYVLLDLHWSDAGQWGQNVGQHKMPDANTVVFWKDFAKRYANNPAVLFDLYNEPHSVSWEIWKNGGQVEDSSKGVTYRSPGMQTLLNTVRSTGAKNVVVAGGLDWAYDLRGVLSGYGLNDPSGNGIVYATHIYPWKKDWDANVTPVFAKYPVIVGEVGTKPWKEGDPPHENVYTEDWAPAVMAYIEKHKLNWTAWSFHPSANPCIITDWSYKPTSYWGKYVKEALANRKKTN